The nucleotide sequence ACAACATTGTCTTTTTTTTTCCttatacaaaaaaaaattttgaaTGCTACGAAATATACAACTGTACAGTAGGCTATATTCAcattgatttaaacaaatattatacCTCATTTTTCAAAGAATGAAACACAAATAATTGCTGTATAAATTCAGTTTATTGTTTAATCAACCAGAAGAAGATGAATTCTCATTTGTCGTTCGCATGaatgttgtgtgtgtgtgcatattATTCCCCTGGTTGATTTTCTTGGAATGAGCGTTTCATCTATAGTGACTTATTATTTTAGTGTCTCGAGATCTGACTTCAATTTGGACAAACCAATGAATATGACATGAATATAGATCTTCCGTTTAATTCTGTATATAATACACCTAGACTAACTCCATTTGAGCGATGGTGGTAATCAGAAGCCAAATACAGATTGAGTTGGataaatttatttcaagcattcgTCTACTCAGATAGACATTAAAATTGGGAAGCGAGAAAGAGAAGCGAAGAGGATCAGAGAAGGTAAGCGTACCAACTGATCTTCGTGAAGTATGACTCATTATTTATGGCCAGGAACAACAAAGCTAAAGATGTGATGAACAGAGTAAGCGACTCACACACTCACGTTTAagtaaaaacagtcaaggtcaTAGGCAAGTAATTGACAAGGTTAAAGTGCGACTCAAGATGAATTAATTAACTGGTCTGTTCGACAGCAAGAATAACTCGTGTACGCGTGACACAGTACTAGACACTACACATCCTATTTACAAATCAGCTGTTTGTATACCTGTATCTCATTATTGATATTTACACTGAGATTTAAACTCAAACTTACTATTGTATCGAACACTCACTTGTTATCAACTGAGGTACAAAGTACAAATATTCAGCACATACTTTTGGTGGGAATGAAGTTGTATGCAGTGTTCTATATTTCTGATTGTTGCTAGTTAAAACTATATTTTAGTAGATGAAAAATTTTCCATTATATTATAACATgtttcaccttctattcaagaagatttgggaggaggaacaagtaccgatggactggaaagaaggacacctcaccaagattccaaagagaggcgatctgagtaaatgtgaaaactacagaggcatcacaatagtatcagtaccagggaaagtcttgaACAAAAtgttgctgaactggatgaaagactcatcggtcgtgcacagaccaaatcgcaacactacggatcatcgtcgaacaatcagttgagtggaactcgtcactatacatcaacttcattggttaccaaaaggcgtttgacagtgtagataggagaacgttatggaaacttcttcgacactatagagttcttgagaagattgtcaacattatccggaactcatacgatggactacagtgcaaggtcgtgcatggaggacagctgacagatgcattccaagtaaggaccagagtcagacaaaactgtctactctctcccttcctctttcttctggtggtcgactggattatgaggacctcgacatctgaaggaaaacacagaatacaatagacagctcagaaccaattagacgatttgaacaCTAACTGATGACACCAAGTCTTAACCAGTTTTTGAACATAGTAAGTGGTTGAAATTCCGCCAATTCACTTTCGGCATCGCTCAAGAACATCCGTAAACTTTAGCTGCACCGTGGTAAATCCAAATACTAACAATGTTATCTTTATATGAATATTTCTCTTTTTGAGTAATCCATTGATCTATAGGGGATGCTGATTCAAAAAGTAAATAACGTGTAGGAGAGTGCTCTAAGCAAAAACTTTTAATTATTTGATATGCTGGAGCCAAATTTAAGATGTTACCATGGCATTACTACTCTTTATGGTGTTTGTACTCTCGAATCACATCATGTATTCATGACTAATCTTTATATCGACTTAAGAACTGAGAAAACTTTGCGATGAGTACCAGAGACAGTCATTATCTGATAATCTCCAGTATATTTGATACCAGACAAGTTTATACGTAGTTGTAATAAACGATGAGGCTTCGGACAGTAATGGGCTGTTTTGTTGTTTAGTCACAAtactaataatatcaataataataaaattaatgataatgactgtcataattattattcttaatatTAGTTGGAAGAATATGAAGAACTTTCATGCTTATTGGTGATCTTTATACCCGAAGAACTATTCGAGTTTGACAAAAACACAGGATTGATGGCATTATCAAGTAAAATTATAGTGAGATAGTTATTcttataaaattgattaaattAAACAACATCTAGCAACTACATTCCAAACAATGATCTCCGGTTACCAATATCGATTGTAGTAAAGAGATTAGAATACTTCAAATACAAAATCATTAAATCTTTTTTATCGTATTTAAactgtattattattttcattattattattattattattattattattattattattattattatataagctttattcaatattatatttttggtacaatatagaattctcagcgcaacgtatttcaacaagtttccgtttctttcttcgtggtcggtcctggcgataaatactgagtgatcgccagttagatgttagcagttcactgaatgaacatctgaataatgtgcattcttttcgttgtatattgctagcaaccacattgtctcttattaagttttttgtaactttgataacgaaaggttgtacacttttcagaaacgcagcagaatagggtatgcgattaatagacataacgatatattaaaacaaacaaaaatagataacttgttgaaatacctagatggcaggaacaggtaactcagatgctcaagcaggccttCAAAACTAGaatctaatgaaataaaatcttcAAGATGAAACTActtatttaaatcattaaacTATAATTAATAACTATTTGTCCATTTAGGAAATTTTCCATAAAATATGTGCCGTTTAAAAAGTATAATTATAGAATATAATATTGAGAATATTGACCGAGTTATAATCTCTACTTATATGAATGTGATTAAGtgaatttattgattcattacACTTGTTTCcatatgttataacttgtgaccgccgattagagggcagtgaATTAACGATAGGACCAAGGatgcgtaaaacacgtgcgagcagcctagagtcctgattggtcctgctttctgcctagcccagccagttaagtccagaacaccagtctcagcctctgcaatatgaatcattatatttcaaacatactctgttcatataccaatcaagcaaaccacaacgtaccaataaaatatgtaacaacatttgtacaagaattagccagatgtggctgtgaataatgGAGGTAggaattaatatactgggtataactcaagaatggtaaaacgtataataatagtttctgggtcaaaataaagcttataataagaggaacatgaatatgaatagtttagttacataacaattataggatagttgaaatcatgagtcaattgaagctagaccaccatggaaaacctggaagcactggacggccgtttcatcctagtatgggactctcaCAACTGATCCGGTTGAACaccacgaaacggccgtccagtgcttccaggttttccatggtgatctagcttcgattgactcatgatttcaactatagaaatttgtaaaaatctccacaaaaccccttctgataatgatAGGATAAacatatactcatagtattggtctatAAAAGGAtgccaaagttaccattcattatgtttctcgggTCCTAACACCATAGAACTAAACGTTAAATTAAAACTAAGCTTAAATAAATCTTTTCTATTAGTCAAAATAATTTGTTGCTTAGTACagtgaattatttttctttaaagtgAGTCACAATGTCTAATCAACGATAAACTATTGTTAATTCATGGATTTACAGTGAAAAATCTGTTGTAGGTTTGTATAAAGCATTCTAGAATTCAATTATTCTatcatttaaacaattttttctCGATTACTGATTACGATTGAGATCGAGTTTCAATATTCATCAACTTCAAACATTTTTTTGTTCATTGAGTGATGCTTCAAATgtcttggtacggccgagagtggagagagtcagccctccctctccaaatgctttcacatggccacacgtatacagtcactgccaAGGAAgctctactcactgccttcttgcggcattactgttgtttacgaaattgagaggacgaaaagcgaacgtcctgcgctttaaccgggtttgtGGATATgcaggatccacctagaggagttaggaaaccctgattccgaacgaatggtgcacataggctcatCTCTATTGTTAAATCCATGAAATGTGTAGGTTAAtgatatttaatgaaaatattactTTTCTATTGTTGATCACTGAATCTTGGATTTTAATTGAGAAACATGTGTAGCATAGTAATTTTTTACCGGTCTATGGAATTGCGACAAGCACGAAACCAGGATTCAgatgtttattatttcatttgttgATAACCGACATCCTTAACGTGAAgattcaaatgaaaaataaatagataTACGTTAAGTAATTGATATTATTATCCTATTTTTATAATCTACTGGCCTAAATCATAAGACTGCACACATCTTTTGTTGGACCAACTGATCAACCATAAGAAGTTAATAACATAAACTATTCTGACACAAAATATGTGCTGGTCACGAAAGCTTTACAACAATAAAATTAGTCATTTTTATGCAATACATGTGTCTATcaaataattaactgaataaGAATGAGCTGATGACACAAACCggacttctctctctctctcacaatCTAATCATAGTTCAGTTGATTAGTTCACAGTAACGATAGTTCTGAATCGATCATTCAATTCAAATTCATTCGGTAATGATAACCATAACCGGGGCAAGGGAGGACTCGTGTCAACAGCTTTCAGGTCAGTGGCTCATTGAGCATGAGATTTGACTGTTGGTCGATATTCAatggagaatatatatatatatatatatatatatatatatatatatatatatatataattattacagTATCCACACTAATTTACAGGACTGATCAGAAAGACGGAGGCTTGATATTTAGAGACCATGAAATACAACTGTTCACGAATTTTTTTTGATTTAACGTagataatgaatatttaatattGATGTAATTGTAAAATGGTATGATTTTCTTCACTAtgccaattattattattattattattgttattaatgatactaataatagtaatggtaatggttattaatagtagtactcataatcatataaaatatttttatccaAAGAAATGTCATTATTTTTCCTCTAATCTAAATGAAACATCACATTTAGTAAACGGGGGAAAAACAAATCCATAATACTgcttgtcattattattattattattaatcattattgTATAAAAGGTATACCGAATGAAATTAATTTTCTGTCATGGTATATTTTAATACTCATAATCTGTATCCGTTACAAACTCAGAATAAATGCATATATTGTCATCATTCTAGGATTAGAAATATCATTCATAGACAAAGACAATTCACCgataattgaatgaatattttcTTGAAATTTTACATTTCATTACCAAATTAATTGTAAGTTTAACAAATCTAATGAACattatattcaatgaataaaagaaaaaaaacggaacgtcttttcttttttatttaaatgaatgagTAAAGGAACCGATAATTTATCAAGTTTAATGAATATCATAGAAACAATGGTCTAGTTGGAGAAAACACTGTCTTGTTTTTCTTTCTGTTCGGCAGAAAGATCAATAATAGATATTTTTCTAAAGAATATTTAAATTTGAAAGGGGGtttgtttttgttcttttttttgtttaaagcATTAGAGTTTATATCTAATGACATAAGATTATAAATGGAGGGAAAATAAAATTGACATTTTATAATCGGTTTTATGAGAGAATTCGGCATATTTctagtttaattaaaatataataagatgTGATTAAACTAGAATTTGGATACTTTGATTAGTTTTAGAATATTTTAGAAACATGTCGTTTAATTAAAGATTTTTAATTACCTTAGTAATCAATAGTGTGTTACATATTTGTATAATGTTCAAGATTTCCGGGCATTTACCATTGTGGGCATAGAAGAGTATAATTGTCATTGAGGATTTCATTTCATGCATTTGAAGTTATCCATATCTGTCTATTATGAAGTTGTCAGTGTAGAGCATGAAATCTCCAATAAACTTATATTTATATGTGGCACTTATCCATTAAATGAATGGATAAGTGTTGAATACTGGACACTTATTGAACATAGAAAAACATATAGATAACCTCACATATCCATGgttaatttattaattcaaaatcacatcctaattattatttttgataCCATATTGAAAAATGATAAAAGGTTTTCCATAGTCAAGATGGGTTCAGAAAACACACTGAACTTGACAGTCACCTTTATTATGGATTGTTATTGATATTCAGGGCGGAATTTTAGTTATTCAATTTTGGTGTACTTAGATCGTGAATACTGTCAACGGACTGATACGAAGTCTTACATATGGTGAGAACATTATCCTCGTTAAACAAATTGTTGGTTATTTCAACTCCATTATCATTTGCTCATCACCAGGTATGGATAATTGTACTTCGGTCCGAGTTGTACTTTAAATGTGAGCGGTAGCTATACTATCCGATTAcacaaaccgaagtaggtggtgtGGTTTGCACCTACACAATAACCACTAAGAAACTTCCAAGAAGTCTCGAATAAGAACTAAGTTCGAATCCAAGTGTAGATATCAATACTGGAATGAAGGTACATCCGGATAACAAGTCTCGGATAAAAAGAAACACTTCAACAAGCAAGGCAGTTATTGTTTTGAATAGTTCACCTTTAATAGATTAATCTGTATCATTTATATGGCATTTTGGGTATTTATTCAGAGTAAAATGTGTTGGTcaataataaacatgaaaacAGAATATCACGGACTAAAATCGACTGATGGACTACAAGAAACTTACGCCTGCTACCCCTTGTGGAGGAGCAAAGGCCGACCATCagtattcttcatccaactATATCATgagcaatccttcccagttgtgtccagttgctattcatccttttcgtgTTTACTGCCAATTCTTGACACAGTGTGTCTTTTAGCCTTTCTCCTTTCCGTTTTTCTTCAGAATTATAAGTTAGCACTCGCTTCGTGGTGTAGTCTGATGATTTCCccaatgtatgtcttatccacttccatcgtattttcctaatttcctattcagctggaagctggtttgttctgtccCATACTAGCTTGTTGTTAATGATGTCCGGTCTACCAATCtggagtattttgtgtagacaactctTCATAAATGCCTGTacttgttgatgatggttgtggtagttctcgaagtttcagcccCGTATAATAGAACTGACTTCacattcgtattaaagattctgacttttatatcggttgacagttgtttcgagttccatatattcttcaactgtaggaacgctgcccttgctttgccaattcaTGCCTTTATATTTTCATCAAATCcttcttgtttatttatgatGATCCTCATGTACATAAAACTTTCCAACGCACACAAGAACCTAGCACATTTGAGCATCGATTCAAGTTGCCTTACTATATCAATACAGAAAGATGAAACTATCAAGACAAATGTTACAGTAGAATTAGTTACAGTATCACCGATAGTAGGAAACATTAGGGATAGACAATGTGATTCGATAAGGAATGATAAATTCGCCGAATAAACTGTAtaagataaatttaaaaaagacAAAGGGTGAATCTACGTGTGATGCTaattatttcacagattgaaatcatgagtcagttgaagctcgaccaccattgaaaacctgaatgcactggacggccgtttcgtcctagtatgggactcctcagcagtgcgcacgaaacggccgtccagtgcttccaggttttcaatggtggtcgagcttcaactgactcatgatttcaatctgtgaaatttctaaaatctccgcaaaacccattctgatattaattatttattcatttgaacacataaacgttaaaaatgaagaatatttgagggaacaattgttttcaataactgcatcatcaggctctacagttataagtccataattatgatattttacaagggccaaaaataaggcatgtattaatgaattcgGCAATGTtatgaacgtttgcatctgttaagacatatatacttcaaaattgtattaaacattgtataaacattagtacaaggaggcactaaacacatatgcgccacaattcatcattcgatttgtgtgaggactggatgctgcccgggtgtccaaaccgaagtaggtggttaccttaggaggccacaccccgagcctttgactaagaggtctgatccataaggtagTGCGACAACGTTAGGAGACGCATTCTCacggtagtcggtgaccaacaataggttcatacaccatttgtcccttcaggacCCAGGAGGccatgtgcaccattcgttTAGAATCAGTGTTTTCCAGCTTTCTTAGATgtatcctccatatccaccaacccggttaaagcgacggacattcgctgtccgtcctctcagtttcgtaaacaacagtaatgccgcgagaattcattgagtaggacttccctggcagtgtttgtatgcacgtgaccatgtgagagcatttggagagggagagctgactctctccactctcagccgtaccatgGCATTTAAGGGAATTATTTCACTTAAACTCTTGAATTGTTAGTTACAATAATCATGTGGACAACAATCAGGTAGCCTGTaactaccaacatggttcagtccaTTTGTTAACAACTTCATGAATAACTTGCTTACTAAATtatgtaaaaaatatttttaaaaatatctattCCAAATGATTACTATTAGAATAAGTATTTGATTTCAAACACCTTATAAACTATTCAATGATACATTTTGTTAAAATATAGTAAATATTTTTGGTAAAATAGAGATtaggtttttgtagatattatagtaatttaacagttgaattcatgagtcagttaaagctagaccacgatggaaaatctggatgccagcttagtggtctagaggttaagcgttcgtgcgcgagaccgataggtcctgggttcgaatatcgctaggcgggatcgttgatgtgcactactgaagagttccatactagaacgaaacaaccgtccagtgcttccagttcttccatggtggtctagcttcaattgactcatgatctcaactactgaaatattattgtttgttGTTTACCTCTTCACCTATTCAAAAGAGAAATCgatactttttttttaaatatataggagatttttttttataaattaaattttgtaCATACATTCCTAGTTAAATGTACCTTTAAATGATCACTACGTTTAAAACGTTTTAAACAAACATTACAACGAAAATTACGTTCACCAGTATGTGCACGTCTATGACGTGATAATTGATCAGCACGTGTAAATCTTGCACTACAACCAGGTTGATTACATAAATGTGGTTTAGCACCAGTATGTAAATGATAATGTTCATTTAAATGAGATCTTTTATAATATGCTTTTGTACAATTTGGATAAGTACACTTATAACGTTTTATACGTGTAATAgatgaattttcatttattatataattagattctaatgtatttttatttgattgaaataatatattattCTGATTAGTTGTATTATATGTAGTCAATGTTGATGAATAATTAGAATGAAGAAGAGAATTCAAATATAAAGTTTGTTGATAATGATTTGTTGTTAATAGGTAGCGTAGAATACATTGAGTAGCTACTCTAAGGTATATTAATGTTGGATccgaaatattattattactattattattattattattattattattattattattattattatcattattgctatgattattattaactaaCCAATCATTAATCCAATTTTGTATCTGGGTATTTTGACGTTGTTGTAATATATTAGCATTTAAATCCATAGGAAATAAATAAGAgattaaatttgaataaaattgaCTATTATGTAATACAGTATTATGATTTAATTGTGAATTGACATTTAACAAAGAATCCATAATAAATGAGTTTGAGCATAAAATATCCATtcgattattatttatcatataatttaataaataatcaagtaAATCCCTTCTATACAATAAATTTGTATGAAGAATATCATTTTGATTTGGAATTGTAGGATTTAACGATCCAGTGGTATTCATCTTATACAATATAGAACatttaaagatatatatatttagaattAAGTCTTCCTAAGAGCTGAAGTATTTTCTTTGACCTTGAATACATTCGATAAGTTAATTATGTGGTCATTTTACATTCTCATCTATTAGTATAGCtaataatgaacaaaatacTTGGGGGTGGTGTATCCTTATTAACTTTACACttgacaattattgaaaatataattttaacacAAATAACCTATTCGCTATTTCTCACCCACTATTAATAAAATCCACtcttctgattggttgattctAGGTCAATTTTATCTATATATAACATTGAATATGTCTACTTTATTTCTAATTCAAAGGGATGATAGTACTATTTTCATTTGTATTCTAGCCACAGAATAAAATGGCTTTTATGTAGGAGAGGGGGAGGGGAACCAACCAAACAAAACACATCCCATTAAAATTGAAACTATTGGTTACTTTTATAATTGAGGAGATAATTTTGATTGTACACAAATATATTGGATCGGAAATGATAATATATtgttttgtgtttagaaattttGCATTTGGAAAAGAACAACGAAATATAGCCTAATTTGACAATTATCTGCTGCTGAGgtgtccaacaataggacgaaacggccgtccagtgcttccaggttttccatggtggtctagcttcaactgactcatgatcttaaccatttaaattactacaatctccacagaaacccatctgatattaatcaaattATCTGTGTATTTAATTCGGTATGTATGTCTATACACATATTTGTAATAGAGGTTGACATTAAGCCCATGGCAATAAAGATTCCCTACCACCCGTTTCTTAGAAATTGTAgtgtttaaaagaaaatttattgatCGGTGATTGGTGTACTTGTTTTGCGAGTGTGTACTGAAGTGAAAATGAGCAAAAATTTTgtcacctttaataattttgtaattatcAGAAtcagttttgtggagattttagtaaatttcacaggttgaaatcatgagtcagttgaagctagaccaccaatgaaaacctggaagcactggacggccgtttcgtcctagtatggaactcctcagcagtgcccatccacgaacccgccccctgcgggattcgaacccaggacctaccggcTCCACGCGCGAgtacttaaccattagaccaacggtgtcaatgcctaacttcaaccaatccacgaagttgcgccatcgaacaccaatgtcttcagtgagctgatatctcacaacagacctggttgaactccactggcgacggcttctcactagaactccaggaggtaattggtcgtaaactgttcatctttgtaatctgattagttgaaatcgaaatagCATCAAGTGCTTTGATTGAATGTCagaatttttacatttgaaatttgatgataatgaataattctttttgtgtaatcttagtcttgtaAGAAATTTAGACATTTTAAGGAAAAAACACCGACTTAagtgcaatcctactgttagtgaatgtgtattgggataaatttttgttttccaaTCATGTGATTTAATGTCAACCTTtaattgaagtcgtta is from Schistosoma haematobium chromosome 6, whole genome shotgun sequence and encodes:
- a CDS encoding hypothetical protein (EggNog:ENOG41032JH~COG:K); this encodes MNTTGSLNPTIPNQNDILHTNLLYRRDLLDYLLNYMINNNRMDILCSNSFIMDSLLNVNSQLNHNTVLHNSQFYSNLISYLFPMDLNANILQQRQNTQIQNWINDWLVNNNHSNNDNNNNNNNNNNNNNNSNNNISDPTLIYLRVATQCILRYLLTTNHYQQTLYLNSLLHSNYSSTLTTYNTTNQNNILFQSNKNTLESNYIINENSSITRIKRYKCTYPNCTKAYYKRSHLNEHYHLHTGAKPHLCNQPGCSARFTRADQLSRHRRAHTGERNFRCNVCLKRFKRSDHLKVHLTRNVCTKFNL